One stretch of Pseudomonas fluorescens Q2-87 DNA includes these proteins:
- a CDS encoding putative bifunctional diguanylate cyclase/phosphodiesterase: MKSQPDAASRMAAEVVTQLPVPARLGMLRFERLNEASWALLFLDPNCERYFGLPAVELCSLVSSPYASLMEPQARYQLHDAIQQQLAQASHYQIRYTLHTAKGPMNLLETGEAYKQHNRHLLRGYLLVVDNVLEDEPSLPALDLETQNSRLQIALELNQRAQQEQLQHLDRVRAQQDLILLLTRQRYSANNSLLEAAELITRSACDIYQIDCASLWNLEDGKLVPISAYNQATQAYFLPAVINADDFPDYMEALQTCRAIDAHNAMRDPRTREMAENLRARDVNAILDASVRIDGQVVGVLCLEQVGVTRAWQSDEIAFAGELADQFAQVINNHNRRTATSALHLFQRAVEQSANAFLLVNCDGVVEYVNPSFTAITQYTTEEVHGQRLSELPALENLSELLFDAPSALAQNNSWQGEFKSRRKNLEPYWGQLSISKVYGDNRELTHYIGIYEDITQTKLAQQRIERLAYTDNLTNLGNRPAFIRNLDERFARDSDSPISLLLVDIDNFKRINDSLGHQTGDKLLISLARRLRNSLSPSGSLARFASNEFAVLLDDTDLEAGQQVASQLLMTLDKPMFVDNQLISVTGSVGLACAPLHGRDPQTLMRNAGLALHKAKANGKHQVQVFTEALNAEASYKLFVENNLRRALTQNELDVFYQPKLCLRSGRLLGMEALLRWNHPDKGMIRPDQFISVAEETGLIIPIGKWIARQACRMSKQLTAAGLGNLQVAINLSPKQFSDPDLVASIASILKEEQLPARLLELELTEGLLLEATEDTHLQLDQLKRLGLTLAMDDFGTGYSSLSYLKKFPIDIIKIDRSFIHEIPDNQDDMEITSAVIAMAHNLKLKVVAEGIETAQQLTFLRRHRCDVGQGYLFDRPIPGAELIEKLKRYPRGPLV; this comes from the coding sequence ATGAAAAGCCAACCCGATGCCGCCAGCCGTATGGCGGCCGAGGTAGTGACGCAGTTACCGGTGCCCGCGCGGCTCGGTATGCTGCGTTTCGAACGGCTGAATGAAGCAAGCTGGGCGCTGTTATTCCTCGATCCCAATTGCGAGCGATACTTCGGCCTACCAGCGGTAGAACTGTGCTCGCTGGTCAGCTCGCCCTACGCCAGCCTGATGGAACCGCAGGCTCGCTATCAATTGCACGACGCTATCCAGCAACAACTGGCCCAGGCTTCGCATTACCAGATTCGCTACACGCTCCACACCGCCAAAGGGCCGATGAACCTGCTGGAAACGGGCGAGGCCTACAAACAGCACAATCGGCATCTGCTGCGCGGCTATCTGTTGGTCGTGGACAATGTGCTCGAAGACGAGCCGTCCCTGCCGGCACTGGATCTGGAAACCCAGAACTCACGACTGCAGATCGCCCTGGAACTGAACCAGCGCGCGCAGCAGGAGCAGCTCCAGCACCTGGACCGGGTGCGCGCCCAACAGGACCTGATCCTGCTGCTGACCCGCCAACGCTACAGCGCCAACAACTCCCTGCTGGAAGCGGCCGAACTCATTACCCGCAGCGCCTGTGACATCTACCAGATCGACTGCGCCAGCCTGTGGAACCTGGAAGACGGCAAGCTGGTGCCGATTTCCGCCTACAACCAGGCAACCCAGGCGTATTTCCTGCCGGCGGTGATCAACGCCGACGATTTTCCCGACTACATGGAAGCGCTGCAGACCTGCCGCGCCATTGATGCTCACAACGCGATGCGCGACCCGCGCACCCGCGAAATGGCCGAGAACCTTCGCGCCCGCGATGTCAACGCCATCCTTGACGCCAGCGTGCGTATCGATGGCCAAGTGGTGGGCGTCCTGTGCCTGGAGCAAGTGGGGGTTACCCGCGCCTGGCAGTCGGATGAGATCGCCTTCGCCGGCGAACTGGCGGATCAGTTCGCGCAGGTCATCAACAATCACAACCGACGAACGGCCACCAGCGCCCTGCATCTATTCCAGCGCGCCGTCGAACAGAGCGCCAATGCGTTCCTGCTGGTCAACTGCGACGGCGTGGTGGAGTACGTCAACCCGAGCTTCACGGCGATCACCCAGTACACCACCGAGGAAGTCCACGGCCAGCGCCTGTCTGAATTGCCGGCCCTGGAGAATCTCAGTGAACTGCTGTTCGATGCGCCGTCGGCGCTGGCCCAGAACAACAGCTGGCAGGGCGAGTTCAAGAGCCGGCGCAAAAACCTGGAACCCTACTGGGGCCAGTTGTCGATTTCCAAGGTCTATGGCGATAACCGCGAGCTGACCCATTACATCGGCATCTACGAGGACATCACCCAGACCAAGCTGGCCCAGCAGCGCATCGAGCGCCTGGCCTACACCGACAACCTGACCAACCTGGGCAACCGCCCGGCGTTCATACGCAACCTCGATGAACGCTTCGCCCGGGACAGCGATTCGCCCATCAGTCTGTTGTTGGTGGACATCGACAACTTCAAGCGCATTAACGACAGCCTTGGCCACCAGACCGGTGACAAACTGCTCATCAGCCTGGCCCGGCGCCTGCGCAACAGCCTGAGCCCCAGCGGCAGCCTGGCGCGGTTCGCCAGTAATGAATTCGCCGTGTTGCTGGACGACACGGACCTGGAAGCCGGGCAGCAAGTGGCCAGCCAGTTGCTGATGACCCTCGACAAGCCGATGTTCGTCGACAACCAACTGATCAGCGTGACCGGCTCCGTGGGCCTGGCCTGCGCGCCGCTGCACGGGCGCGATCCCCAGACCCTGATGCGCAACGCCGGCCTGGCCCTGCACAAGGCCAAGGCCAACGGCAAGCATCAGGTCCAGGTGTTCACCGAAGCGCTGAATGCCGAAGCCAGTTACAAGCTGTTCGTCGAAAACAACCTGCGTCGCGCCTTGACCCAGAACGAGCTGGACGTGTTCTACCAGCCCAAGCTGTGCCTGCGCAGCGGCCGCTTGCTGGGCATGGAGGCGTTGCTGCGCTGGAACCATCCGGACAAGGGCATGATCCGGCCGGACCAGTTCATCAGCGTGGCTGAAGAAACCGGCTTGATCATCCCCATCGGCAAGTGGATCGCCCGCCAGGCGTGCCGCATGAGCAAGCAATTGACCGCCGCCGGGCTGGGTAACCTGCAAGTGGCGATCAACCTGTCACCCAAGCAGTTTTCCGACCCGGACCTGGTTGCCTCCATCGCCAGCATCCTCAAGGAAGAACAGCTGCCCGCCCGGTTGCTGGAACTGGAACTGACCGAAGGCTTGCTGCTGGAAGCCACCGAAGACACCCATTTGCAGCTCGACCAGCTCAAGCGCCTGGGGCTGACCTTGGCCATGGATGACTTTGGCACCGGTTACTCCTCCTTGAGCTACCTGAAAAAATTCCCGATCGACATCATCAAGATCGATCGCAGCTTCATCCATGAAATTCCGGATAACCAGGACGACATGGAAATCACTTCGGCGGTGATCGCCATGGCCCACAACCTGAAGCTCAAGGTCGTGGCCGAAGGCATCGAAACCGCCCAGCAGCTGACCTTCCTGCGCCGTCACCGTTGCGATGTCGGCCAAGGCTATCTGTTCGATCGGCCGATTCCCGGCGCGGAACTGATCGAAAAGCTCAAGCGCTACCCGCGCGGACCGCTTGTCTGA
- the msrA gene encoding peptide-methionine (S)-S-oxide reductase MsrA, with translation MALRSEILVNKNVLPTQEQALPGRETPMALPEKHFVHDVPLLGPFSNTVEFAIFGLGCFWGAERKFWQREGVVSTVVGYAGGFTPNPTYEEVCSGLTGHSEVVLVVYEPEKVSYEQLLAMFWELHNPTQGMRQGNDIGTQYRSVIYCTTPEQLDAANKSKAVFQAELIKAGLGEITTEIDQAPTVYFAEAYHQQYLAKNPEGYCGIGGTGVTCPI, from the coding sequence ATGGCCTTGCGCTCGGAAATCCTGGTGAACAAAAACGTGCTCCCAACTCAAGAACAGGCTTTGCCTGGCCGTGAAACGCCTATGGCCTTGCCGGAAAAACACTTCGTCCACGACGTGCCTCTGTTGGGCCCGTTCTCCAATACGGTCGAGTTCGCAATCTTCGGCCTGGGCTGCTTCTGGGGCGCGGAACGCAAATTTTGGCAGCGTGAAGGCGTGGTCAGCACAGTGGTGGGTTACGCGGGAGGCTTTACGCCGAACCCGACATATGAAGAGGTCTGCTCGGGCCTGACCGGCCACAGCGAAGTGGTGCTGGTGGTCTACGAGCCGGAGAAGGTCAGCTACGAACAACTGCTGGCCATGTTCTGGGAACTGCACAACCCGACCCAGGGCATGCGCCAGGGTAACGACATCGGCACCCAATACCGTTCGGTGATCTATTGCACCACCCCCGAACAGCTCGACGCAGCGAACAAGAGCAAAGCCGTATTCCAGGCTGAACTGATCAAGGCTGGCCTCGGAGAAATCACCACCGAAATCGACCAGGCGCCGACGGTTTACTTCGCCGAGGCGTATCACCAGCAATACCTGGCGAAAAATCCTGAAGGGTACTGCGGGATTGGCGGTACGGGCGTGACCTGCCCAATCTGA
- a CDS encoding 23S rRNA (adenine(2030)-N(6))-methyltransferase RlmJ, translating into MNYRHAFHAGNHADVFKHLTLTRLIALMSRKDQPLAYLDTHAGIGLYDLQGDQANRTGEYLEGIARLWGASDLPPLTADYMKVLHEMNPDGQLRYYPGSPELARRLTRPQDRVLLNEKHPEDGVLLKDNMKGDRRVAVHLGEGWHVPRALLPVAQKRALVLIDPPFEQLDEMQRCAASLKEAIGRMRQTVAAIWYPVKDQRMLRRFYQDLAGTGAPKLLRVELLVHPLATPNSLNGSGLAIANPPWGLEEELRELLPWLSKKLGQTQGGWQMDWLIAES; encoded by the coding sequence ATGAATTATCGTCACGCCTTCCACGCCGGCAATCATGCCGATGTGTTCAAACACCTGACCTTGACCCGCCTCATCGCCCTGATGTCGCGCAAGGACCAGCCCCTGGCCTACCTCGATACTCACGCCGGGATCGGGCTGTACGACCTGCAGGGGGATCAGGCCAACCGTACCGGCGAGTACCTGGAAGGTATCGCGCGGTTATGGGGCGCGAGCGATCTGCCGCCGCTGACCGCCGATTACATGAAAGTGCTGCACGAGATGAACCCGGATGGGCAATTGCGCTATTACCCCGGTTCACCGGAACTGGCGCGGCGCCTGACCCGGCCCCAGGACCGCGTGCTGCTCAACGAAAAACACCCTGAAGACGGCGTGCTGCTCAAGGACAACATGAAGGGCGACCGTCGCGTGGCGGTGCACCTGGGCGAAGGCTGGCATGTGCCCCGGGCGCTGCTGCCGGTGGCGCAGAAGCGTGCCCTGGTGCTGATCGATCCGCCCTTTGAGCAACTGGACGAGATGCAGCGCTGCGCCGCTTCCCTCAAGGAAGCCATCGGTCGGATGCGCCAGACAGTGGCGGCGATCTGGTACCCGGTGAAAGACCAGCGCATGCTGCGCCGTTTCTACCAGGACTTGGCCGGCACCGGCGCGCCGAAGCTGTTGCGTGTCGAATTGCTGGTGCATCCGCTGGCCACGCCCAACAGTCTGAACGGCTCCGGCCTGGCCATTGCCAATCCGCCGTGGGGGCTGGAGGAAGAGTTGCGTGAGCTGCTGCCGTGGTTGTCGAAAAAACTGGGGCAGACCCAGGGCGGGTGGCAGATGGATTGGCTGATTGCTGAGAGTTGA
- a CDS encoding DUF4123 domain-containing protein codes for MSGGQSPRAWLQDHPLQTSEQLFAILGNASAAEPLPAWRRSMTLAPSPIWADTPYAEWESVMPYVASVSPDSEFLDWIASTDSLDWGWLAVASVSQQTLAEHLRGLTQVLLPGGRSVFFRFWDGCFVLPILQAADVDAGQLLPVVSRCLINGQSLEVVGNARRPARAFPWWQVPDGVLQALAERSTDALLNNLLGWLSEEHPDLFERVDERILRRKILHFVETPGLVPAPRAPLLAYLTQELVELRAQPSARLRPPDVERTSG; via the coding sequence ATGAGTGGCGGTCAATCGCCCCGCGCCTGGCTGCAGGATCATCCTCTGCAAACGTCAGAGCAGCTTTTCGCGATTCTCGGCAACGCCAGCGCCGCCGAGCCGTTGCCGGCCTGGAGGCGTTCGATGACGCTTGCGCCAAGTCCAATTTGGGCCGATACGCCTTATGCCGAGTGGGAATCGGTCATGCCCTATGTCGCCTCTGTCAGCCCCGACAGTGAATTCCTCGACTGGATAGCGTCGACCGACTCGCTCGACTGGGGGTGGCTGGCGGTGGCCTCGGTAAGCCAGCAAACCCTTGCCGAGCATCTGCGCGGGCTCACGCAGGTGCTATTGCCGGGTGGCCGGTCGGTTTTTTTCCGGTTTTGGGACGGGTGTTTTGTGCTGCCGATCCTGCAAGCGGCCGACGTTGATGCCGGTCAGCTTTTGCCGGTCGTCAGCCGCTGCCTGATAAACGGGCAATCGCTTGAGGTGGTGGGCAACGCCCGACGGCCGGCTCGGGCGTTTCCATGGTGGCAAGTGCCTGACGGGGTGCTCCAGGCATTGGCCGAGCGTTCGACCGACGCCCTGTTGAATAATCTGCTTGGGTGGTTGAGCGAGGAGCATCCAGACCTGTTCGAGCGGGTCGATGAACGCATCCTGCGGCGCAAGATCCTGCATTTTGTCGAGACGCCCGGGTTGGTCCCGGCGCCGAGGGCGCCATTACTGGCGTATCTGACGCAGGAGTTGGTTGAGCTTCGCGCACAGCCCTCCGCTCGGCTGCGACCCCCTGACGTTGAACGCACTTCAGGGTAA
- a CDS encoding type VI secretion system tip protein VgrG, translated as MFAPANQPSFTLTLDSEPSEFRVLEFKGKEAISQPYRFVVELVSERSDLPLEELLHRQAYLAFDDQGHGVHGQVYSVAQGDSGKRLTRYQIRLVPRLAYLRHRINQRIFQHLTVPGIVERILKDHGIQGDAFQFSLRGQYPEREYCVQYGESDLAFIERICAEVGIHYHFRHSPRGHLLVFGDDQTEFPRLTESTLYLPGSGMVADEPAIKRLSVRLQARTSAVTRRDYDFRKPGLSLQANLDNQQQPVLEDYRYPGQFSDRDHGRHLTRRALERHVADYRLAEGDSDQRALVSGHFLPVHGHPRAQCNDLWLLTQVTHHGRQPQVLEETAPGGPDGFQGYSNTFMATPWQVFYRPPLHHQKPAAHGYQLAVVTGPVDSEIHCDEFGRVKVQLIWDRDGKRDEHSSCWLRVASGWAHDRYGGVMIPRVGMEVLVGFIDGDVDKPVVVGCLPNGANPPPLDLPADKTRSILRSQSSPGGGGYNELRIEDRQGAEEIYLRAQRNWTQHVLHDLRVQVDHERSIVVTGTARHELKADEQRITHGRRQAEVRQDDHLLVTGERHIRVNSQAVSASQQFHVSAGQQVVLDAGVSATIQAGGHWINIGAGGIFSSVPIQVGGGPMPAMSAASGSAGKPLAASLPRLSLAQMLSLQGQAPFCEECERCRSGVCPMPPTARPAVDLRGRP; from the coding sequence ATGTTCGCACCTGCCAACCAACCCAGTTTCACGCTGACCCTCGACAGCGAGCCAAGTGAATTCCGGGTACTTGAGTTCAAGGGCAAGGAAGCCATCAGCCAGCCCTATCGGTTTGTCGTGGAGCTGGTCAGCGAGCGCTCCGACTTGCCACTGGAAGAGCTTCTGCACCGCCAGGCGTACCTGGCTTTCGACGACCAGGGGCATGGCGTGCACGGCCAGGTCTACAGCGTGGCCCAGGGGGACTCAGGCAAACGCCTGACCCGTTACCAGATCCGCCTGGTGCCGCGCCTGGCCTATCTGCGCCATCGCATCAACCAGCGGATTTTCCAGCACCTGACCGTGCCCGGCATCGTCGAGCGGATCTTGAAGGATCACGGCATCCAGGGTGATGCGTTCCAGTTCAGCCTGCGCGGGCAGTACCCTGAGCGCGAGTATTGCGTGCAGTACGGCGAGAGCGACCTGGCGTTCATCGAGCGGATTTGCGCCGAGGTGGGCATCCATTACCATTTCAGGCACAGCCCCCGCGGCCATTTGCTGGTGTTCGGCGACGACCAGACGGAGTTTCCCCGTTTGACCGAGTCGACCCTGTATTTGCCGGGCAGCGGCATGGTTGCCGACGAACCGGCGATCAAGCGCCTGTCGGTGCGGCTCCAGGCCCGGACCAGCGCCGTGACGCGGCGCGACTATGACTTCCGCAAGCCTGGCCTGTCGCTCCAGGCCAACCTCGACAATCAGCAGCAACCGGTGCTGGAGGATTATCGCTATCCGGGCCAGTTTTCCGACCGTGATCATGGCCGTCACCTGACCCGGCGCGCACTCGAGCGCCACGTGGCCGACTACCGCCTGGCCGAGGGCGACAGCGATCAACGTGCATTGGTCAGCGGGCATTTCCTGCCTGTTCACGGGCACCCTCGGGCACAGTGCAATGATCTCTGGCTGCTCACGCAGGTCACCCACCATGGCCGTCAGCCCCAGGTCCTGGAAGAAACGGCGCCTGGTGGCCCGGACGGTTTCCAGGGCTACAGCAATACGTTCATGGCCACGCCATGGCAGGTTTTCTATCGCCCACCTCTGCACCACCAAAAGCCGGCTGCCCATGGCTATCAGTTGGCGGTGGTAACCGGGCCTGTCGACAGCGAGATCCATTGCGACGAGTTCGGACGAGTGAAGGTGCAACTGATCTGGGATCGCGACGGCAAGCGTGACGAGCATTCCAGTTGCTGGCTGCGGGTCGCCTCCGGTTGGGCCCATGATCGTTATGGCGGTGTGATGATTCCCCGGGTCGGCATGGAAGTGCTGGTCGGATTTATTGACGGTGACGTGGACAAACCCGTGGTGGTGGGCTGCTTGCCCAATGGTGCCAATCCGCCGCCGCTGGACCTGCCAGCGGACAAGACCCGCAGCATCTTGCGCAGCCAGAGCAGCCCTGGCGGAGGCGGCTATAACGAATTACGCATCGAGGATCGCCAGGGCGCCGAAGAGATCTACCTGCGGGCCCAGCGCAACTGGACCCAGCATGTGCTGCATGACCTGCGGGTGCAGGTCGATCATGAGCGCAGCATCGTGGTTACCGGTACGGCGCGGCATGAGCTCAAGGCCGATGAGCAGCGTATTACCCATGGCCGGCGCCAGGCGGAAGTCAGGCAAGACGATCATTTGCTGGTGACCGGCGAGCGGCATATCCGCGTGAACAGCCAGGCCGTCAGCGCCAGCCAGCAGTTTCACGTCAGTGCCGGTCAGCAGGTTGTGCTGGATGCAGGTGTCAGCGCGACCATCCAGGCCGGCGGGCATTGGATCAATATCGGCGCGGGCGGGATTTTCAGTAGCGTACCAATCCAGGTCGGCGGTGGGCCGATGCCGGCCATGAGCGCGGCTTCCGGCAGTGCTGGAAAACCGTTGGCTGCGTCGCTGCCCCGCCTATCCCTCGCACAAATGCTCAGCCTGCAAGGCCAGGCGCCGTTCTGTGAGGAGTGTGAGCGTTGCCGGAGCGGCGTTTGCCCTATGCCGCCAACCGCCCGTCCAGCGGTCGACCTGCGAGGCCGGCCATGA
- a CDS encoding DUF2165 family protein, protein MTIRYAKIAMTLALAAFAFLTVFNNITDYGSNFNFVHHVLSMDTTFPDNAARYRAIDQPWLWHSAYWSIIFGEAATAGLLGYGALKLWQARKAEAKVFERAKGWTVAGLTVGFFVWFFGFMVVGGEWFLMWQSDTWNGQDAAFRFYMAILGVLIFLNQADPDRA, encoded by the coding sequence ATGACCATTCGCTACGCAAAGATCGCCATGACCCTGGCGCTCGCCGCATTCGCCTTCCTGACCGTGTTCAACAACATCACGGACTATGGCTCCAACTTCAATTTCGTCCATCACGTGCTGAGCATGGACACCACCTTCCCTGACAACGCCGCCCGGTACCGCGCCATCGACCAGCCATGGCTGTGGCACAGCGCCTATTGGTCGATCATTTTCGGCGAAGCGGCGACGGCCGGGCTGCTGGGTTACGGCGCGCTGAAGCTGTGGCAGGCGCGCAAGGCCGAGGCCAAGGTGTTCGAACGCGCCAAGGGATGGACCGTGGCTGGTTTGACGGTGGGCTTCTTCGTCTGGTTCTTTGGCTTCATGGTTGTCGGCGGCGAATGGTTCCTGATGTGGCAGTCAGACACCTGGAATGGCCAGGACGCCGCGTTCAGGTTCTACATGGCGATCCTCGGCGTGTTGATATTCCTCAACCAGGCGGACCCCGACAGGGCATGA
- a CDS encoding heparin lyase I family protein, translating into MSGQSVAEALPPARSSVEIHTSKQDPELQESSSMTHSSLFAACLIAVFYLCPRAEAQLIWDGDAANPIGKEKIFLNAVSECPAPSSITVTDDAVRGKAWLFHKSAGEPRCEARSIRTGPNHTPYVFEQDKTYFIGWSFKLNDTHSNHHPFQWKSYETGHQQNYPFLMNAKDGYLRLFYYGTPDDISGVIWTKPIEPFKWYCVVLAIHTSNQSARGWAELWFEGQVQTFSNGLERFFGRTWDGANRSANEPKWGAYNKHQPGVMDDVKNYISGLKIGTTYEDVEQTCN; encoded by the coding sequence ATGAGTGGCCAGAGCGTTGCGGAGGCTCTTCCGCCCGCGCGCTCCAGCGTTGAAATCCATACATCAAAACAAGATCCGGAACTTCAGGAATCATCATCGATGACACATTCCTCGCTTTTTGCTGCGTGTTTGATCGCGGTCTTCTACCTTTGCCCCCGCGCAGAGGCTCAATTGATCTGGGATGGCGACGCTGCCAACCCCATCGGTAAGGAAAAAATCTTCCTGAACGCCGTAAGCGAATGCCCGGCCCCGTCCAGCATCACCGTGACCGACGATGCCGTCCGGGGCAAAGCCTGGCTGTTCCACAAGAGCGCCGGGGAGCCCCGCTGCGAGGCACGCAGCATAAGAACCGGCCCCAATCACACCCCTTATGTATTCGAGCAAGACAAAACCTACTTCATCGGCTGGTCATTCAAGCTGAATGACACCCACAGCAATCATCACCCCTTCCAATGGAAGTCCTATGAAACAGGCCATCAACAAAACTATCCGTTTCTGATGAATGCCAAGGACGGCTACTTGAGACTGTTCTACTACGGCACGCCAGACGATATCTCCGGCGTGATCTGGACCAAGCCGATTGAGCCGTTCAAATGGTATTGCGTCGTGTTGGCCATCCATACGTCCAATCAATCGGCCCGCGGCTGGGCAGAGCTGTGGTTCGAGGGTCAAGTGCAGACATTCAGCAATGGCCTGGAGCGATTTTTCGGTAGGACCTGGGACGGTGCGAACAGGAGTGCAAACGAGCCTAAATGGGGTGCCTATAACAAGCACCAGCCGGGCGTCATGGACGATGTCAAAAATTACATTTCCGGTCTGAAAATAGGCACCACCTATGAAGATGTAGAACAGACCTGTAATTGA
- the putP gene encoding sodium/proline symporter PutP, translating to MSVSNPTLITFVIYIAAMVLIGLMAYRSTNNLSDYILGGRSLGSVVTALSAGASDMSGWLLMGLPGAIYMSGLSESWIAIGLIVGAYLNWLFVAGRLRVQTEHNGDALTLPDYFSSRFEDKSGVLRIISAVVILVFFTIYCASGIVAGARLFESTFGMSYETALWAGAAATIAYTFVGGFLAVSWTDTVQATLMIFALILTPIIVLLATGGVDTTFLAIEAKDPSAFDMLKNTTFIGVISLMGWGLGYFGQPHILARFMAADSVKSIANARRISMTWMILCLGGTVAVGFFGIAYFSAHPEVAGPVSENHERVFIELAKLLFNPWVAGVLLSAILAAVMSTLSCQLLVCSSALTEDFYKTFLRKSASQLELVWVGRAMVLLVALIAIALAANPQNRVLGLVSYAWAGFGAAFGPVVLISVIWKNMTRNGALAGILVGAITVIVWKHFELLGLYEIIPGFIFASLAIYFVSKMGSPTAGMLQRFEAAEKDFRLNQ from the coding sequence ATGAGTGTTAGCAATCCCACCCTGATCACTTTCGTGATCTACATCGCAGCCATGGTCCTGATCGGCCTGATGGCTTATCGCTCCACCAACAACCTTTCCGACTACATCCTGGGCGGCCGTAGCCTCGGTAGCGTGGTGACGGCGCTGTCCGCCGGTGCCTCCGACATGAGCGGCTGGTTGTTGATGGGTTTGCCTGGCGCTATCTACATGTCCGGCCTGTCGGAAAGCTGGATCGCCATTGGCCTGATCGTTGGCGCCTACCTGAACTGGCTGTTCGTGGCCGGTCGCCTGCGGGTGCAGACCGAGCACAACGGCGACGCACTGACCCTGCCGGATTATTTCTCCAGCCGTTTCGAAGATAAAAGCGGCGTGCTGCGGATCATCTCTGCCGTGGTGATCCTGGTGTTCTTCACCATCTACTGTGCCTCCGGCATCGTGGCCGGCGCCCGTTTGTTCGAAAGCACTTTCGGCATGTCCTACGAGACCGCGCTGTGGGCCGGTGCCGCCGCGACCATTGCCTACACCTTTGTTGGTGGCTTCCTGGCCGTGAGCTGGACCGATACCGTACAAGCCACCCTGATGATCTTCGCGCTGATCCTCACGCCGATCATCGTGCTGCTGGCGACTGGCGGCGTGGACACCACGTTCCTGGCCATCGAAGCGAAAGATCCTTCGGCCTTCGACATGCTGAAAAACACCACATTCATCGGTGTGATCTCGCTGATGGGTTGGGGCCTGGGCTACTTCGGCCAACCGCACATCCTGGCGCGCTTCATGGCGGCCGATTCGGTCAAGTCGATCGCCAACGCTCGTCGCATCTCCATGACCTGGATGATCCTGTGCCTGGGCGGCACCGTGGCCGTCGGTTTCTTCGGCATCGCCTACTTCTCGGCGCACCCGGAAGTGGCCGGTCCCGTCAGCGAAAACCATGAACGCGTGTTCATCGAGCTGGCCAAACTGCTGTTCAACCCGTGGGTTGCCGGTGTGTTGCTGTCGGCGATTCTCGCGGCGGTGATGAGCACCTTGAGCTGCCAGTTGCTGGTGTGCTCCAGTGCCCTGACCGAAGACTTCTACAAAACTTTCCTGCGTAAAAGCGCTTCCCAGCTGGAACTGGTTTGGGTCGGCCGCGCCATGGTGCTGTTGGTGGCATTGATCGCCATCGCCCTGGCCGCCAACCCGCAAAACCGTGTGCTGGGCTTGGTGAGCTACGCCTGGGCCGGTTTTGGTGCTGCGTTCGGCCCTGTTGTCCTGATCTCCGTGATCTGGAAAAACATGACCCGTAACGGCGCGCTGGCCGGCATCCTCGTGGGTGCGATCACCGTGATCGTCTGGAAGCACTTCGAACTGCTGGGCCTGTACGAAATCATCCCGGGCTTCATATTCGCCAGCCTGGCCATCTACTTCGTCAGCAAGATGGGCTCGCCTACCGCCGGTATGCTGCAGCGCTTCGAAGCGGCTGAAAAAGATTTCCGCCTGAACCAGTAA